The following are from one region of the Malassezia vespertilionis chromosome 4, complete sequence genome:
- the ACC1 gene encoding acetyl-coenzyme-A carboxylase (BUSCO:EOG092600T4; COG:I; EggNog:ENOG503NUU6), with translation MSSVKDFVHHHGGHSVVTKILISNNGIAAVKEIRSVRKWAYETFGNDRAIQFTVMATPEDLSVNAEYIRMADQFVEVPGGPNGNNYANVDLIVDIAERAGVDAVWAGWGHASENPRLPEALSRLNPRILFIGPPGSAMRSLGDKISSTIVAQHADVPCMPWSGTGITDTIVGPEGYLTVSDEVYQQACVHSAEEGLESALRIGFPVMIKASEGGGGKGIRMCASADDFSQLYHAAVGEVPGSPIFIMKLAGQARHLEVQLIADQYGNAMSLFGRDCSVQRRHQKIIEEAPVTIAPKAARIAMEQAAVRLAKLVGYVSAGTVEWLYSPDTNEFAFLELNPRLQVEHPTTEMVTSVNIPATQLQIAMGIPLYRIAAIRELYGLPLTGTEKIDFGEQPTQRSPMQIEPAPHGHVIACRITAENPDTGFKPGVGMLTELNFRSSTSTWGYFSVNAAGALHEYADSQFGHVFAYGKDREEARKNMIFSLKELSIRGEFRTTVEYLIMLLETEAFTESTFTTGWLDRLIQDKATAERPSRDLAVICGAAVKAHELARECEEEYKRILHRGQVPPRNTIRIGFPVEFIYDHHKYHFTVTRSSRMGLTLQINGQTIRVSLRPLRDGGLLIGIAEQSYAVYSHEEVGQMRLSIDGRTCLIEEENDPSQICSPSPGKLVRLLVESGAHVSVGQTIAEIEVMKMYLPLMALENGVVTFVKSPGVSLNPGDLLGILAVDDPTKIQRAALFTGMLPEFGAPDIAGSKPQQRFEAALAVFNAILEGYDQDELLEYSLKELVETMQMPELPYLQCLQAMSSLSGRLPGTLEDELRGMLEDAQQANVPFPAKALRDKLDAAIAGIADATLRMALEGNVAHLYAVFDDYAGGGLRYYEMTVFSRMLEKYFEVESQFSSGPEAVLHLRASSEGDLSQVVALQISHAGIQRKNTLLTKLFDRHIRQSGMVSKTEHSQRMVSIVRKLSTLGGLKTAPVALKARETLLSAEMPSLEERKEQMGDILRSSVASADELHAPQLGVLRELSDTAFNVFDVLPVFFYDAQLPVAYAALITYVIRAYRAYDIVSFNFGAEKIGGEARALITWHFQMSQDVLLNRAKDKERQASSTDLAEHMHRRTRPKLRLGLMTSCAKLAQLSDTLAAIIKYFGSKATEPVNVLNIAVTHEEEMSASKLVAWIGSTILGHCDSLNMAGLRRVTVLVCHAGIYPLFVTYRRLDSGEWREQRAIQNVEPALSYQLELDRITKNFEVTPVPMSSSTVHLYYARGLANRADIRFFVRALIRPGRPTANVPLYLLTESDRVLNDILNMLEVALGRPEYCNADASHIFMSFLYPLEITLEELLEMFDAFVARHGARMTRLRVIEAEIRIVLQTPNGPRPMRVFVTTETSFTLRKEVYDEVIDSNGAAILKPLGLDPHSALQRKSAHQAYQNRLALQMRRSRAFALGTTFAYDLIDALRHALRRSFAADAPKEPVRKVEELVFDSQENLLVTVRPPAQNKIGMVAWRLVIQTPECPDGRPLMLIANDVTLFAGSFGPVEDRFFAQVSRRARAEGIPLLYVSSNSGARIGLATEPMDLFQVKFTQDDPSKGFDYLYLDDQGMQAIAKSAPGSVKTREHVLPDGTKHHILTDLIGKPDDGLGVECLSGSGLIAGEMSRARHSIFTTTIVTGRSVGIGAYLARLGGRVIQVETSPMILTGFQALNKLLGREVYTSNLQLGGPQIMYTNGVSHLRVDSDLAAMGAYLRWLAYVPVHKNAPLLVLPSSDPVERPVSFVPTATPYDPRALIQGTEVDGVYCAGLFDRDSFQETLAGWATSVVVGRARLGGIPFGVIAVETRTLERIVPADPANPNSTEQRIFEAGQVWYPNSAYKTAQAIEDFEHEGLPLVMLANWRGFSGGQQDMYDEILKQGSKIVDALSTYSQPVFVHIPPAAELRGGSWVVIDSAVNSNGMIEMSADTDSARGGVLEAAGMVEIKFRADKRRAAMDRLDPTYAQLANALRGAQDEAPVLKTRLEEREKQLSPFFVAIATEYADAHDRAGRMLATGVLRCAVPWADTRAYFFWRTRRRLAEVRVQQELQAADAALSHDACYAILHKAAAYCDTDADQDAVRSIQAHAPQIAAAVTQVKVAALQAQIDALESDSRARLLADLLP, from the exons ATGA GCTCTGTAAAAGATTTTGTGCACCACCATGGTGGCCACAGTGTCGTGACAAAAATTCTGATTAGCAACAATGGCATTGCCGCGGTGAAGGAAATACGATCCGTCCGGAAATGGGCGTACGAGACGTTCGGTAACGACCGTGCCATTCAGTTCACCGTTATGGCTACGCCGGAAGATTTGAGCGTAAATGCAGAGTATATCCGCATGGCTGATCAATTCGTCGAGGTGCCTGGCGGACCGAACGGCAACAACTACGCGAATGTCGACCTGATTGTAGACATTGCAGAGCGTGCTGGCGTCGATGCTGTCTGGGCTGGCTGGGGCCATGCGTCCGAAAACCCACGTCTGCCCGAGGCGCTCTCGCGTCTAAACCCCCGCATCTTGTTTATTGGTCCTCCTGGCTCGGCAATGCGATCGTTGGGCGACAAAATCTCGTCGACCattgttgcgcagcatgccgaCGTACCGTGCATGCCTTGGTCTGGTACTGGCATCACGGACACCATAGTCGGCCCCGAGGGATACCTCACGGTTTCGGACGAGGTGTACCAGCAAGCCTGTGTACACTCTGCCGAAGAGGGCCTTGAAAGCGCGCTCCGCATTGGGTTTCCGGTGATGATCAAGGCCAGcgaaggcggcggcggcaaaggTATCCGCATGTGCGCTTCCGCCGACGATTTCTCACAGCTGTACCATGCCGCCGTCGGCGAGGTGCCCGGCTCGCCGATCTTCATCATGAAATTGGCCGGACAGGCACGCCATTTGGAAGTGCAGTTGATTGCTGACCAGTACGGGAATGCAATGAGCCTGTTTGGCCGCGACTGCTccgtccagcggcgccatcAAAAGATCATCGAAGAGGCGCCGGTCACCATTGCGcccaaagcggcgcgcataGCGATGGAGCAAGCCGCCGTGCGTCTGGCAAAGCTTGTTGGTTACGTCTCTGCCGGCACCGTCGAGTGGCTCTACTCTCCTGATACCAATGAGTTTGCATTTTTGGAACTGAACCCCCGGCTCCAAGTCGAGCACCCCACGACGGAAATGGTCACTAGCGTGAACATCCCTGCAACACAGCTGCAGATTGCCATGGGGATTCCGCTATACCGCATCGCAGCCATTCGCGAGCTGTACGGCCTCCCTCTTACTGGTACGGAGAAGATCGATTTTGGCGAGCAGccgacgcagcgctcgccgaTGCAGATTGAGCCCGCACCACACGGCCATGTAATTGCCTGTCGCATCACAGCAGAGAATCCCGACACGGGCTTCAAGCCAGGCGTCGGCATGCTCACCGAGCTCAATTTCcgctcgagcacctcgACGTGGGGCTACTTTAGCGTGAATGCCGccggtgcgctgcacgaaTATGCCGACTCGCAGTTTGGCCATGTGTTTGCGTACGGCAAGGACcgcgaagaagcgcgaAAAAACATGATCTTCTCCCTCAAGGAGCTCTCCATCCGCGGCGAGTTCCGCACCACGGTCGAGTACCTCATCATGCTTCTGGAAACCGAGGCATTCACCGAGAGTACATTCACTACTGGCTGGCTCGATCGCCTCATCCAGGACAAGGCGACTGCGGAGCGTCCCtcgcgcgacttggccgTGATTTGTGGTGCGGCTGTCAAGGCGCACGAACTCGCACGCGAGTGTGAGGAAGAGTACAAGCGGATCCTGCACCGCGGCCAAGTTCCGCCGCGCAATACCATCCGCATTGGATTCCCGGTCGAGTTCATCTACGACCACCACAAGTACCACTTTACCGTCACGCGCTCTTCTCGCATGGGTCTTACGCTCCAGATCAACGGCCAGACCATCCGTGTCTCCCTCcgcccgctgcgcgacggcggACTGCTGATTggcattgccgagcagtCGTACGCTGTCTATTCCCATGAAGAAGTCGGCCAGATGCGCTTGTCTATCGACGGGCGCACTTGCCTGATTGAAGAGGAGAACGATCCCTCGCAGATCTGCAGTCCTTCCCCTGGTAAGCTCGTGCGTCTCCTCGtagaaagcggcgcgcacgtctCGGTAGGCCAGACGATTGCCGAGATTGAGGTGATGAAGATGTACCTTCCGCTcatggcgctggaaaaTGGTGTGGTGACCTTTGTAAAGTCCCCTGGCGTCTCGCTCAACCCCGGCGACCTGCTTGGCATCCTTGCCGTCGATGATCCCACCAAGAttcagcgcgccgcgctctttACCGGCATGCTGCCCGAgttcggcgcgccggacaTTGCCGGGAGCaagccgcagcagcgctttgaGGCCGCGCTGGCCGTCTTCAACGCGATTCTCGAAGGGTACGACCAGGACGAGCTTTTGGAGTACAGCTTGAAGGAGCTCGTAGAGACGATGCAGATGCCCGAGCTGCCCTACTTGCAGTGTCTGCAGGCCATGTCTAGCCTGAGTGGCCGCCTGCCCGGCACGCTCgaggacgagctgcgcggcatgctcgAAGATGCACAACAAGCCAACGTGCCTTTTCCTGCCAAAGCCCTCCGCGAcaagctcgacgcggcgatTGCGGGCATTGCGGAcgccacgctgcgcatggcgctggaaggcaacgtcgcgcacctctACGCCGTTTTCGACGACTATGCCGGCGGCGGTCTGCGCTACTATGAGATGACTGTCTTttcgcgcatgctcgaaaAGTACTTTGAGGTCGAGTCGCAGTTCAGCAGCGGCCCCGAGGCTGTGCTGCACCTGCGTGCGAGCTCCGAGGGCGACCTGAGCCAGgtcgtcgcgctgcaaatcTCCCATGCCggcatccagcgcaagaaCACGCTGCTGACCAAGCTGTTTGACCGCCACATCCGCCAGTCGGGCATGGTGAGCAAGACGGAGCACTCGCAGCGCATGGTAAGCATCGTGCGTAAACTCTCCACGCTCGGCGGCCTGAAAACCGCGCCTGTGGCgctcaaagcgcgcgagacgctcCTCAGCGCCGAGATGCCCAGTCTCGAAGAACGCAAAGAGCAAATGGGCGATATTCTGCGCTCCTCTGTCGCCAGTGccgacgagctgcacgcgccgcagctcggTGTCCTCCGCGAGCTTTCCGACACCGCCTTCAATGTGTTCGACGTGCTTCCCGTCTTTTTCTACGACGCGCAGCTGCCCGTGGCGTATGCCGCGCTGATTACCTATGTCATCCGCGCCTACCGCGCCTACGACATTGTCTCGTTCAACTTTGGCGCGGAAAAGATCGGtggcgaggcgcgtgcgctcaTCACCTGGCACTTTCAAATGTCCCAGGACGTGCTGCTCAACCGCGCCAAGGACAAAGAGCGCCAGGCGAGCTCGACcgaccttgccgagcacatGCACCGCCGGACGCGCCCCAAGCTGCGGCTCGGTCTTATGACGAGCTGTGcgaagctcgcgcagctctcCGACACGCTCGCGGCGATCATCAAGTACTTCGGCAGCAAGGCCACCGAGCCGGTGAATGTGCTCAACATTGCCGTGACGCACGAAGAGGAAATGAGCGCGTCCAAGCTCGTCGCATGGATTGGCTCTACGATCCTCGGCCACTGCGACAGCCTCAACATGGCgggcctgcgccgcgtcacGGTTTTGGTGTGCCACGCCGGGATTTACCCGCTCTTTGTCACCTACCGACGCCTCGATTCCGGCGAAtggcgcgagcagcgcgccatccaGAACGTCGAGCCCGCCCTTTCCTACCAGCTTGAGCTGGACCGGATCACGAAAAACTTTGAGGTGACGCCGGTGCCGATGAGCTCTTCCACAGTGCACCTGTACTACGCACGCGGCCTGGCAAACCGCGCCGATATTCGCTTCTTTGTCCGCGCCCTGATCCGCCCAGGGCGCCCCACGGCCAATGTCCCGCTCTATCTCTTGACCGAGAGCGACAGGGTCTTGAACGACATCCTCAACATGCTCGAAGTCGCTCTGGGCCGGCCCGAGTACTGCAATGCAGATGCCTCGCACATCTTCATGTCTTTCCTCTACCCTTTGGAGATCACCCTCGAGGAACTGCTCGAAATGTTTGACGCctttgtcgcgcgccacggcgcgcgcatgaCGCGACTGCGCGTCATTGAGGCCGAGATCCGCATCGTGCTGCAGACACCAAACGGCCCGCGCCCCATGCGCGTCTTTGTCACGACCGAGACGAGCTttacgctgcgcaaagaggtGTACGACGAAGTGATCGACTCCAACGGCGCCGCGATTCTCAAGCCGCTCGGCCTTGATccgcacagcgcgctgcagcgcaagagtGCGCACCAGGCGTACCAAAACAGGCTAGCGCtgcagatgcgccgctcgcgcgcgtttgcgctcggcaccaCGTTTGCCTACGACCtgatcgatgcgctgcgccacgcgctgcgccgctcttttGCCGCCGACGCACCCAAAGAGCCCGTGCGCAAAGTCGAGGAGCTTGTGTTTGATTCGCAAGAAAACCTACTCGTCACAGTCCGGCCGCCTGCGCAGAACAAGATTGGAATGGTGGCCTGGCGCCTCGTGATCCAAACGCCCGAGTGCCCCGACGGCCGCCCGCTGATGCTGATTGCGAACGACGTGACACTCTTTGCGGGCTCCTTTGGCCCCGTCGAGGACCGCTTCTTTGCCCAGGTGagtcggcgcgcgcgcgccgaaggCATCCCGCTCCTCTACGTCTCGTCcaacagcggcgcgaggatCGGCCTCGCGACCGAGCCCATGGACCTGTTCCAAGTCAAGTTTACCCAGGACGACCCCAGCAAGGGCTTCGACTACCTCTACCTCGACGACCAGGGCATGCAAGCGATtgcaaagagcgcgccggGCTCGGTCAAGACCCGCGAACATGTCCTGCCCGACGGCACGAAACACCACATCCTCACCGATCTCATTGGCAAGCCGGACGACGGTCTCGGCGTCGAGTGCCTCTCTGGCAGCGGTCTGATTGCAGGCGAAATGAGCCGCGCACGCCACTCCATCTTTACCACGACCATTGTCACGGGCCGCAGCGTGGGCATCGGCGCATatctcgcgcgcctcggcgggCGTGTGATTCAGGTAGAGACCTCGCCCATGATCCTCACTGGCTTCCAGGCACTCAACAAGCTCCTGGGCCGCGAAGTGTACACGAGCAACCTCCAGCTTGGCGGGCCGCAGATCATGTACACAAACGGTGTGTCGCACCTCAGGGTTGACTCGGACCTCGCCGCGATGGGTGCCTATTTGCGCTGGCTCGCCTACGTCCCTGTGCACAaaaacgcgccgctgcttgtgctgccTTCGAGCGATCCTGTGGAGCGTCCAGTGTCGTTTGTGCCCACCGCCACGCCCtacgatccgcgcgcgttGATCCAAGGCACAGAAGTCGACGGCGTGTATTGCGCGGGCCTCTTTGACCGCGACTCTTTCCAGGAAACCTTGGCTGGCTGGGCTACGAGCGTGGTCgtgggccgcgcgcgcctcggcgggATTCCCTTTGGTGTGATTGCCGTGGAAACGCGCAcactcgagcgcatcgttcCCGCGGATCCCGCCAATCCCAACTCGaccgagcagcgcatcttTGAGGCTGGCCAGGTGTGGTACCCCAATTCCGCGTACAAGACTGCGCAGGCCATCGAAGACTTTGAGCACGAAGGCCTGCCCCTTGTGATGCTCGCCAACTGGCGTGGGTTCAGCGGCGGGCAGCAGGACATGTACGACGAGATCCTCAAGCAGGGGAGCAAGATTGTCGACGCCCTCTCCACCTACAGCCAGCCCGTCTTTGTGCACATTCCCCCCGCCGCCGAGCTCCGCGGCGGCTCTTGGGTCGTGATTGACTCTGCGGTGAACAGCAACGGGATGATTGAGATGAGCGCCGATACGGACAGCGCTCGTGGCGGCGTCCTCGAGGCCGCCGGCATGGTCGAAATCAAGTTCCGCGCggacaagcgccgcgccgcgatggACCGCCTCGATCCAACCTatgcacagctcgccaacgcgctgcgcggagCACAGGACGAAGCGCCCGTTCTCAAGACACGCCTCGAAGAGCGCGAAAAACAGCTCAGTCCTTTCTTTGTCGCCATCGCCACCGAGTACGCAGACGCGCACGACCGAGCGGGGCGGATGCTTGCCACAGGCGTGCTTcggtgcgccgtgccgtgGGCCGACACACGCGCCTACTTCttttggcgcacgcgccgccgactCGCCGAAGTGCGCGTCCAGCAGGAGCTCCAGGCtgcggacgctgcgctctCGCACGACGCGTGCTACGCCATCCTGCACAAAGCTGCAGCGTACTGCGACACGGACGCGGATCAGGAcgctgtgcgcagcatccaggCGCATGCCCCGCAAATCGCCGCGGCCGTCACCCAGGTGAAGgtcgcagcgctgcaggcacAGATTGATGCGTTGGAGTCGGATAGCCGTGCCCGTTTGCTAGCAGACCTATTGCCATAG
- the PRP28 gene encoding RNA helicase (COG:A; BUSCO:EOG09261JWS; EggNog:ENOG503NW7E), with the protein MPLSVEELVAQRKAAAPAARPHFVSKKEREQHRAAARAAENAAEEEKLQRIKKSRVAWASGQKEEPHARETGGDVQQRSLGVRAERTPSARKMRRSNDPAKRFQFEWDADDDTSEPNAVLACGPDAIAPVLSARAGMDGSERSAVTHAKSTVRSTLHDKPWQKKTLAEMRERDWRVFREDYGIATKGTHIPHPLRSWEESAIPPRILSAIRHVGYSAPSPIQRQAIPIGLENRDLIGVAETGSGKTASFVIPMLAYVASLPTLNEDTKHLGPYALVLSPTRELAQQIETETRKFVSQLNLSVVSIVGGRDVSEQVFHLQRGAEIVIATPGRLKDLIEQHIVLLSQCRYLVMDEADRMVDMNYEEALEFILANLPPTQRVTMLYSATMPPLVEKIARSYLHNPATVLIGNANQAVGTVEQRVEFVDSEAQRKQRLLAVLDSGFVPPMIVFVNQKTMADQIGRELRNAGWRVAVLHAGLSQPQREAAIASVREARNEILCCTDVGARGIDLASVSCVINYQFPTNFPSYIHRIGRTGRVGKHGVAVSFLDENDAEHFPALRQEIAASPVSTMNAALLKHMGEGKARGDHCI; encoded by the coding sequence ATGCCGCTGTCGGTGGAAGAGCTCGTCGCACAGagaaaagcagcggcgcccGCGGCACGGCCGCACTTTGTATCGAAGAAGGAGCGTGAGCAGCAccgtgctgcggcgcgcgcggcagaaAATGCGGCCGAGGAAGAAAAATTGCAGCGTATCAAAAAAAGTCGTGTAGCGTGGGCGTCGGGCCAAAAAGAGGAGCcccacgcgcgcgagacggGCGGAGATGTGCAGCAGCGGTCGCTTGGAGTGCGCGCtgagcgcacgccgagcgcgagaaaaatgcggcgctccaaCGACCCAGCCAAGCGCTTCCAGTTTGAATGGGATGCTGACGATGATACAAGCGAGCCAaacgccgtgcttgcgtgTGGCCCCGACGCAATTGCGCCTGTTTTgagcgcgcgtgcaggaaTGGATGGCTCTGAGCGCAGTGCTGTGACGCATGCAAAAAGCACGGTACGTTCTACGCTGCACGACAAGCCGTGGCAGAAGAAGACACTCGCCGAGATGCGCGAACGCGACTGGCGCGTGTTTCGCGAAGACTACGGCATTGCCACCAAAGGCACACACATTCCCCATCCCCTGCGCTCCTGGGAAGAATCCGCCATTCCACCCCGCATTCTCAGCGCGATCCGGCACGTTGGCTACAGTGCGCCGAGCCCCATCCAGCGCCAAGCCATTCCCATCGGCCTGGAGAACCGCGACTTGATCGGGGTTGCCGAGACGGGCTCTGGCAAGACGGCCTCGTTTGTGATCCCGATGCTAGCCTATGTTGCCTCGCTCCCCACACTCAATGAAGACACAAAGCACCTGGGCCCCTATGCCCTCGTCCTTTCTCCCACGCgtgagcttgcgcagcaaatcgAGACGGAAACGCGCAAGTTTGTCTCGCAGCTAAACCTATCTGTTGTCTCCATTGTCGGCGGGCGCGACGTGTCCGAGCAAGTGTTCcatctgcagcgcggcgcggagaTTGTCATTGCGACGCCTGGCCGCCTCAAAGACCTGATCGAGCAGCACATTGTGCTGCTCTCCCAGTGCCGCTACCTCGTCATGGACGAAGCCGACCGCATGGTCGACATGAACTATGAAGAGGCCCTCGAGTTTATTCTTGCAAACCTCCCTCCCACGCAGCGCGTCACGATGCTCTACTCGGCGACCATGCCCCCTCTGGTCGAGAAAATCGCACGCAGTTACCTGCACAATCCCGCCACTGTCTTGATCGGCAATGCGAACCAGGCCGTGGGCaccgtcgagcagcgcgtcgagtttgtcgacagtgaggcgcagcgcaagcagcgccttCTCGCCGTCCTCGACAGCGGCTTTGTCCCCCCCATGATTGTCTTTGTGAACCAAAAAACGATGGCAGACCAAATTGGCAgagagctgcgcaatgcgggCTGGCGCGTTGCCGTGCTCCACGCGGGTCTCTCGCAGCcccagcgcgaggcagcgATCGCCTCggtgcgcgaagcgcgcaacgAAATCCTCTGCTGCACCGACGtcggcgcacgcggcatCGACTTGGCGAGTGTGTCGTGCGTGATCAACTACCAGTTCCCCACCAATTTCCCCTCCTACATCCACCGCATTGGGCGCACAGGACGTGTTGGGAAGCACGGCGTCGCTGTCTCCTTCCTCGACGAAAACGATGCGGAGCACTTTcccgcgctgcgccaggaGATTGCCGCATCGCCCGTCTCGACGATgaatgcagcgctgctcaagcACATGGGCGAAGGAAAGGCAAGAGGCGATCATTGTATATAG
- the MRPL10 gene encoding YmL10 (EggNog:ENOG503NVSV; COG:J; BUSCO:EOG09264A2D), with protein MWTAGLGALRATAALARRTVAHKIAVPIAPRATYTTVPAVRLGNLAPAQRKKSRKRLGRGDSSERGGTSTRGNKGQKARAGNGKPKPGFEGGQTPLIRLIPKRGFVNSHAQDFVPLNVDRLQYWIDQGRLDAERPITIRELYDTRCIHRLGDGVKLLGDGRRHLVNPVQLVVSRASQSAIRAVEDAGGSIVCRYYNATSLRALTKPQKWLLKNKPLPHFADPISKRELLWYSSINNRGYLAVRARQAET; from the exons ATGTGGACTGCAGGGCTcggtgctttgcgcgcgacggcggcgcttgcgcgccgcacggtgGCGCACAAAATTGCTGTACCCATTgctccgcgcgcaacgtacACGACGGTGCCGGCGGTGCGCCTCGGGAACCTGgcgcctgcacagcgcaagaaaAGC CGCAAACGCCTTGGGCGCGGTGATAGCTCCGAACGCGGTGGTACATCTACACGGGGAAATAAGgggcaaaaagcgcgcgctgggaaTGGAAAGCCCAAGCCAGGGTTCGAAGGTGGACAGACGCCATTGATACGTCTTATCCCGAAACGCGGCTTTGTCAATAGCCATGCACAAGACTTTGTGCCATTGAACGTGGATCGTCTGCAGTACTGGATCGATCAGGGGCGCCTGGACGCCGAGCGACCCATCACGATACGCGAGTTGTACGATACACGGTGCATTCACCGACTCGGCGACGGTGTGAAATTACTCGGGGACGGACGCCGTCATTTGGTCAACCCTGTCCAGCTGGTcgtatcgcgcgcttcgcagtCCGCCATCAGGGCTGTCGAAGACGCGGGTGGATCGATCGTTTGTCGCTACTATAACGCTACAAGCCTTCGCGCGCTCACGAAACCCCAAAAATGGCTTCTAAAGAACAAGCCGCTTCCCCACTTTGCTGATCCTATCTCAAAGCGCGAGCTCCTCTGGTACTCCTCGATCAATAACCGCGGCTACCTCGCggtccgcgcgcggcaagccgAGACGTAG